A single Blastococcus colisei DNA region contains:
- a CDS encoding proline dehydrogenase family protein, with protein MVLQKVLLAASRRPGLRRVVTGNPATRRVVDRFVAGEALTDALPAVRALAADGIEVTLDHLGEDITTRAEAEHSRDAYLAALEGLAGLGLGDRAEVSVKLSAFGQALPDGHDVALELVRPVVEAATAIGTTVTLDMEDHRTIDSTLAALAELRKEHPGTGAVLQAMLFRTEDDAKALAVTGSRVRLVKGAYNEPPTVAHQKKKDVDTAYARCLEILMAGPGYPMVGSHDPAMVARAHELAAQHSRAADSWEVQMLYGIRPDEQRRLATAGTRVRAYVPYGVDWYAYFMRRLAERPANVGFFLRSLLTKS; from the coding sequence GTGGTGCTGCAGAAGGTCCTGCTGGCGGCTTCCCGCCGCCCGGGGTTGCGCCGGGTGGTCACGGGCAATCCGGCGACCCGCCGGGTGGTCGACCGGTTCGTCGCGGGCGAGGCACTGACCGACGCGCTTCCCGCCGTCCGGGCGCTGGCTGCCGACGGCATCGAGGTGACCCTCGACCACCTCGGCGAGGACATCACCACCCGCGCCGAGGCGGAGCACTCCCGCGACGCCTACCTCGCGGCCCTCGAGGGGCTGGCCGGCCTGGGCCTGGGGGACCGCGCCGAGGTGTCGGTGAAGCTGTCGGCCTTCGGCCAGGCGCTGCCCGACGGCCACGACGTCGCCCTCGAGCTGGTGCGCCCGGTGGTGGAGGCGGCGACCGCCATCGGCACGACGGTCACCCTCGACATGGAGGACCACCGGACCATCGACTCGACGCTCGCCGCCCTCGCCGAGCTGCGCAAGGAGCACCCGGGCACCGGCGCGGTCCTGCAGGCGATGCTCTTCCGCACCGAGGACGACGCCAAGGCCCTCGCCGTCACCGGGTCGCGCGTGCGCCTGGTCAAGGGCGCCTACAACGAGCCGCCGACCGTCGCGCACCAGAAGAAGAAGGACGTCGACACCGCCTACGCGCGCTGCCTGGAGATCCTCATGGCCGGCCCGGGCTACCCGATGGTCGGCTCGCACGACCCCGCCATGGTCGCGCGCGCGCACGAGCTCGCCGCCCAGCACTCACGGGCCGCCGACTCGTGGGAGGTGCAGATGCTCTACGGCATCCGCCCCGACGAGCAGCGCCGCCTGGCCACCGCCGGCACGCGCGTGCGGGCCTACGTCCCGTACGGCGTCGACTGGTACGCGTACTTCATGCGCCGGCTCGCCGAGCGCCCGGCCAACGTCGGCTTCTTCCTCCGTTCCCTGCTCACCAAGTCCTGA
- a CDS encoding PucR family transcriptional regulator has protein sequence MRDDLQELVDEVSRLLSAPATLEDADFTLLAFCAHDDSAAGAMDAVRTRSILTRGSPAATRAWFEEFGIAAAVGPLRTPADPDAGILTRLVVPVRHAGRTRGYLWLLDGGRIDPADTGDPALAAAVDLAAEAGRLLAGRAAADDDLGRPLSEALTGTATARAQGTRTLAAALGDALPLVVVALVPGADGLPDRWQRPGAGAVAAVIDEPAGPVAAVLVPLTRAADLRPAGALAAASLAGLPRGSAAGVSQVRPGVADLPDQWTQARAAARVAGAVPALSPVAHWAELGAWRPVTELTGPDPAVVPLLVDAALTETAEVFLDCAGSASRAATALRIHRQTLYYRLSRIEALTGLDLADGGARLLLHTSLRAARLAAARLPAGR, from the coding sequence GTGCGGGACGATCTGCAGGAGCTCGTCGACGAGGTCTCGCGGCTGCTGTCCGCCCCGGCCACGCTCGAGGACGCCGACTTCACGCTGCTCGCCTTCTGCGCGCACGACGACAGCGCCGCCGGAGCGATGGACGCCGTCCGCACCCGTTCGATCCTGACCCGTGGCTCCCCGGCCGCGACCCGCGCCTGGTTCGAGGAGTTCGGCATCGCCGCAGCGGTGGGTCCGTTGCGCACCCCGGCCGATCCGGACGCCGGCATCCTGACCCGGCTGGTCGTCCCGGTGCGCCACGCGGGCCGGACCCGCGGCTACCTCTGGCTCCTCGACGGCGGCCGGATCGACCCTGCGGACACCGGTGATCCCGCGCTCGCGGCCGCCGTCGACCTCGCCGCCGAGGCCGGGCGGCTGCTGGCCGGGCGCGCAGCTGCCGACGACGACCTGGGCCGGCCGCTGTCCGAGGCGCTCACCGGCACCGCCACCGCCCGCGCGCAGGGAACGCGCACGCTCGCCGCAGCCCTCGGCGACGCACTCCCCCTCGTGGTCGTCGCGCTCGTCCCCGGTGCCGACGGGCTGCCCGACCGCTGGCAGCGACCCGGTGCGGGGGCGGTCGCGGCGGTGATCGACGAACCCGCCGGGCCGGTCGCGGCCGTGCTCGTGCCCCTGACCCGGGCGGCGGACCTCCGCCCCGCGGGTGCGCTCGCGGCCGCCTCACTGGCCGGCCTCCCGCGCGGCAGCGCCGCCGGGGTCTCGCAGGTGCGCCCCGGCGTCGCGGACCTGCCCGATCAGTGGACGCAGGCCCGGGCGGCCGCGCGGGTCGCCGGCGCGGTGCCCGCCCTCTCCCCCGTGGCCCACTGGGCGGAGCTGGGCGCCTGGCGGCCGGTCACCGAGCTGACCGGCCCGGACCCGGCCGTCGTCCCCCTCCTGGTCGACGCCGCCCTCACCGAGACGGCCGAGGTGTTCCTCGACTGCGCCGGGAGCGCCTCCCGGGCGGCCACGGCGCTGCGGATCCACCGGCAGACGCTGTACTACCGGCTGTCCCGCATCGAGGCGCTCACCGGGCTGGACCTCGCCGACGGCGGCGCCCGGCTGCTGCTGCACACGTCCCTGCGCGCCGCCCGTCTCGCCGCCGCCCGTCTCCCCGCCGGCCGCTGA
- a CDS encoding biliverdin-producing heme oxygenase, which produces MAAGETAARAHDRSGNDVLRRLRSGTAREHEDVEHTLALLDPGLERSRLTDVLDRMHGFWVAAEAGLDRWGSQYPQDAAAVDWPRRRRAGLFAADLAALGGTPTGDEPHLPAVNGTDAALGRLYVLEGSTLGGVVIDRHLASLPQVADVRLRAFTPYGSETGAMWAAFRRVTRARVDAGGDADAMIDSARGTFRALAAWCRPAASAQALPA; this is translated from the coding sequence ATGGCTGCGGGAGAGACGGCTGCGCGCGCCCACGACCGCAGCGGGAACGACGTCCTGCGCCGGCTGCGCAGCGGCACCGCTCGCGAGCACGAGGACGTCGAGCACACCCTGGCCCTGCTCGACCCGGGGCTGGAGCGCAGCCGGCTGACCGACGTGCTCGACCGGATGCACGGATTCTGGGTGGCCGCCGAGGCGGGCCTGGACCGGTGGGGCTCCCAGTACCCGCAGGACGCCGCGGCCGTGGACTGGCCCCGCCGTCGCCGGGCCGGCCTCTTCGCCGCCGACCTGGCCGCCCTGGGCGGGACCCCGACGGGCGACGAGCCGCACCTGCCCGCCGTGAACGGCACCGACGCGGCCCTCGGCCGGCTGTACGTGCTGGAGGGGTCCACACTCGGCGGCGTCGTCATCGACCGGCACCTGGCCTCGCTCCCGCAGGTGGCCGACGTCCGGCTCCGTGCCTTCACGCCCTACGGCAGCGAGACCGGAGCGATGTGGGCGGCGTTCCGGCGGGTGACCCGCGCGCGCGTCGACGCCGGCGGGGACGCCGACGCGATGATCGACTCCGCGCGCGGCACGTTCCGCGCGCTCGCCGCCTGGTGCCGCCCGGCGGCGTCGGCGCAGGCCCTGCCCGCGTGA
- a CDS encoding SpoIIE family protein phosphatase, translating into MEGLGLVITAPLLVGRLEPTEEGAGATRPRWASPGHLPPLLIGPDGAPQVLTARRADLVLGVDPHADRTEQMAVIVHGSTQSLYTDGWSSAGTRPSTTGV; encoded by the coding sequence ATGGAGGGCCTCGGGCTCGTCATCACGGCTCCGCTCCTCGTCGGGCGACTGGAGCCGACCGAGGAGGGTGCCGGGGCCACCCGCCCCCGCTGGGCGAGTCCCGGCCATCTCCCGCCGCTGCTGATCGGACCCGACGGCGCCCCGCAGGTGCTCACCGCCCGCCGGGCGGACCTCGTGCTCGGGGTCGATCCGCACGCCGACCGTACGGAGCAGATGGCGGTCATCGTCCACGGCAGCACGCAGTCGCTCTACACCGACGGCTGGTCGAGCGCCGGGACCAGGCCTTCGACGACGGGGGTGTAG
- a CDS encoding ribokinase, with translation MSRTEAETGRVVVVGSANADLVLQVHHRPAPGETVLAGTSTTTPGGKGANQAVAAARMGGRATFVGCVGRDGHARLLQSSMHEAGVDLAGVAVVDAPTGHAVIVITPDGENSIIVTPGANSSLDADAVDRSAARWTGDDVVVAQLEIPMETVTRAARRAAQVGARFVLNAAPAAAVAPEVLALCDPLVVNEDEAGVIVAHAGVDLGANLEGIKATAAALTALGARSAVVTLGPEGALVASAAGVEHIPAPRVRAVDTTGAGDGFVGALAARLSRGDSLSDAARVAAAFASAAVTRLGAQSAYVEESALEAVLSERTAATSGP, from the coding sequence ATGAGCAGGACCGAGGCGGAGACAGGGCGCGTGGTCGTCGTCGGTTCAGCCAACGCCGATCTGGTGCTGCAGGTCCATCATCGACCGGCACCGGGTGAGACGGTGCTGGCCGGTACGTCCACGACGACACCGGGTGGCAAGGGTGCGAACCAGGCAGTCGCGGCGGCCCGCATGGGCGGACGGGCAACGTTCGTCGGCTGCGTCGGTCGCGACGGGCACGCCCGGCTGCTGCAGTCATCCATGCATGAGGCAGGGGTCGATCTGGCGGGAGTCGCGGTCGTCGACGCCCCGACCGGCCATGCGGTCATCGTCATCACTCCTGACGGCGAGAACTCGATCATCGTGACACCGGGCGCGAACTCCTCCCTCGACGCGGACGCCGTGGACCGCAGCGCAGCCAGGTGGACCGGCGACGACGTCGTGGTCGCCCAGCTCGAGATTCCGATGGAGACCGTCACGCGAGCTGCTCGCCGCGCAGCGCAGGTGGGAGCGCGATTCGTCCTCAATGCTGCACCGGCTGCGGCAGTGGCCCCCGAGGTGCTCGCGCTGTGCGATCCGCTCGTCGTCAACGAGGACGAGGCCGGAGTCATCGTTGCGCATGCCGGCGTCGACCTCGGCGCAAATCTGGAAGGCATCAAGGCCACCGCGGCGGCGCTGACCGCACTCGGCGCTCGGTCGGCCGTCGTGACACTCGGGCCCGAAGGCGCCCTGGTCGCGTCCGCGGCGGGTGTGGAGCACATCCCGGCGCCCCGCGTGCGGGCTGTCGACACGACCGGGGCCGGGGACGGTTTCGTAGGTGCGCTCGCTGCCCGGCTGAGCAGAGGCGACAGCCTTTCCGACGCCGCGCGCGTCGCCGCTGCCTTCGCGAGTGCGGCAGTCACCCGGCTGGGCGCACAGTCGGCCTACGTCGAGGAGTCCGCGCTCGAAGCCGTCCTCTCGGAGAGGACGGCAGCCACCTCGGGGCCGTAG
- a CDS encoding M20/M25/M40 family metallo-hydrolase has product MDPAAAELDASVLVRELVRRPTVSGNATAQRDCMGLVTEVLRERAPHLDVRVGRDPDQPWTLLRTPTDPARAQLLFACHVDTVPVPDPGVWQRDPFGADVEDGRVWGRGSSDMKSGLVAAAAAFAATDPQTPIALLLTSDEEVGSKGAIAAAAAVAEQSVGAVVVPEATGNQVVLGHKGALWLAVRTAGRAAHGSTPERGHNAVLDLVAVLARARSALPLARDPFLGVETWNCGIVAGGTVPNVVPHRAEAVIDMRTVADGAELLAWWRAQPEVADVEVRVDLPPVGTTADDPWVAALPAPVLRTPATYFTDASVLGQVVNGAPIVVWGPGTPAVMHAVDEYAELAELEEAATLLTEVAARWSR; this is encoded by the coding sequence ATGGACCCTGCTGCCGCGGAGCTGGACGCGTCGGTTCTGGTGCGCGAGCTGGTCCGCCGCCCGACGGTGTCGGGGAACGCCACCGCCCAGCGCGACTGCATGGGGCTGGTCACCGAGGTGCTGCGTGAGCGGGCCCCGCATCTCGACGTCCGCGTCGGTCGCGACCCCGACCAGCCGTGGACCCTGCTCCGGACGCCGACCGACCCCGCTCGCGCGCAGCTGCTGTTCGCCTGCCATGTCGACACCGTCCCGGTGCCCGACCCCGGCGTCTGGCAGCGCGACCCGTTCGGTGCCGACGTCGAGGACGGCCGGGTGTGGGGCCGCGGCAGCAGCGACATGAAGTCGGGCTTGGTCGCGGCGGCTGCCGCGTTCGCCGCGACGGACCCGCAGACCCCGATCGCCCTCCTGCTGACCAGTGATGAGGAGGTCGGCTCGAAGGGCGCGATTGCCGCGGCAGCGGCCGTGGCCGAGCAGTCGGTCGGTGCGGTCGTCGTCCCCGAGGCCACCGGCAACCAGGTCGTGCTCGGCCACAAGGGCGCCCTGTGGCTCGCCGTCCGGACCGCCGGGCGGGCTGCCCACGGCAGCACCCCGGAGCGTGGTCACAACGCCGTCCTCGACCTTGTCGCCGTCCTCGCCCGGGCGCGGAGCGCCTTGCCGCTGGCCCGCGACCCCTTCCTGGGAGTTGAGACGTGGAACTGCGGGATCGTGGCCGGAGGCACGGTGCCCAACGTCGTGCCCCACCGGGCGGAGGCGGTCATCGACATGCGCACCGTCGCAGACGGCGCCGAGCTGCTGGCCTGGTGGCGCGCCCAACCCGAGGTCGCCGACGTGGAGGTGCGAGTCGACCTGCCCCCGGTGGGCACCACGGCCGACGATCCGTGGGTTGCCGCCCTGCCCGCGCCGGTGCTGCGGACGCCGGCCACGTACTTCACCGACGCCTCGGTGCTCGGGCAGGTGGTCAATGGCGCGCCGATCGTCGTGTGGGGTCCGGGAACGCCCGCGGTCATGCACGCCGTCGACGAGTACGCGGAGCTGGCCGAGTTGGAGGAGGCGGCCACCCTGCTCACCGAGGTCGCCGCCCGCTGGTCCCGCTGA
- a CDS encoding LacI family DNA-binding transcriptional regulator: MPRVTIRDVAARAGVSTATVSRALSGARPVSPEVADQVHRAVQDLGYSGNGIASALRRSRTDTVGMVVPSVANPFFTSLVENVEYALQQAGRQLFLCSSRSDPALEAQRLRSLVARQVDGIVISPVHGTESTEAVAWAAAELPLVQVDRYVSGVPSDWVGVDDEAGMVLVMDHLAARGARSAAFVSSRLTNSSTELRLAGFRRHTERLGIAVDDEHVLLGEYSIDWGREGTARLLRSRRLPDAIVCADDLIALGVVQACSEAGVEVPGDVLVTGFDDIPFSALSAPPLTTVRQPQELIATEAVRLLQRALEPSVVEPARISLSPSLVVRASTGPAPRQAHPGAPVSGTSGRRPR; this comes from the coding sequence GTGCCGAGAGTGACCATCCGGGACGTAGCCGCCCGGGCCGGGGTCTCGACGGCCACCGTCTCGCGGGCGCTGTCGGGGGCCCGCCCCGTTTCCCCTGAGGTGGCTGATCAGGTGCACCGGGCGGTTCAGGACCTGGGCTATTCGGGCAACGGCATCGCCAGCGCCCTGCGCCGTAGCCGCACCGACACGGTCGGCATGGTCGTGCCGAGCGTCGCCAACCCGTTCTTCACGTCGCTGGTCGAGAACGTCGAGTACGCGCTGCAGCAGGCCGGGCGCCAGCTCTTCCTCTGCTCGTCCCGCTCGGACCCGGCACTCGAGGCGCAGCGACTGCGCAGCCTGGTCGCCCGGCAGGTCGACGGGATCGTCATCAGTCCGGTCCACGGCACGGAGAGCACCGAGGCGGTGGCGTGGGCCGCCGCGGAGCTGCCGCTCGTGCAGGTGGACCGTTACGTCTCGGGGGTGCCCAGCGACTGGGTCGGGGTGGACGACGAGGCCGGCATGGTCCTCGTCATGGACCACCTGGCCGCGCGTGGTGCCCGGTCGGCGGCCTTCGTCAGCTCGCGCCTGACCAACTCCTCCACCGAACTGCGACTAGCGGGTTTCCGCCGGCACACCGAACGGCTCGGCATCGCGGTCGACGACGAGCACGTGCTCCTGGGGGAGTACTCGATCGACTGGGGCAGGGAAGGGACCGCGCGGCTGCTCCGGTCGCGGCGACTGCCTGACGCGATCGTCTGCGCCGACGACCTCATCGCCCTCGGGGTCGTGCAGGCCTGCTCCGAGGCGGGGGTCGAGGTCCCCGGCGATGTCCTCGTCACCGGCTTCGACGACATCCCGTTCTCCGCGCTGTCGGCTCCGCCGTTGACGACGGTGCGCCAACCCCAGGAACTCATCGCCACGGAGGCGGTCCGGCTGCTGCAACGCGCCCTGGAACCCTCTGTCGTCGAGCCGGCGCGCATCTCCCTGAGTCCCAGCCTGGTGGTCCGCGCGAGCACTGGTCCGGCGCCGAGACAGGCACACCCGGGCGCTCCGGTCAGCGGGACCAGCGGGCGGCGACCTCGGTGA
- a CDS encoding BtpA/SgcQ family protein, which yields MAAFGVFPPKPSAVRALFGEGEALIGAVHLPPLPGSPAYRGQPVADICRFAVEEARAYVGNGFDSVIVENHGDLPFLKPGQHGYEVAATMGVVTAAVVAELGPHVGVSVLSNAGECAVAAAWASGAGWIRVNQWANAYVANEGIIEGQAARTTRYRHGIGADPVRVFADVHVKHGAHAIVADRTLAEQTEDAEFFDADVLIATGSRTGHPTSVSEVVGIRDHTQLPVVIGSGIDPSNVRVLLDECDGAIVASAAKENGRWWGRVSPDKVRAVARAAGR from the coding sequence GTGGCTGCGTTCGGTGTCTTCCCGCCCAAACCGTCGGCGGTCAGGGCCCTCTTCGGGGAGGGCGAAGCGCTGATCGGGGCGGTCCATCTCCCCCCGCTGCCGGGAAGCCCGGCCTACCGCGGCCAGCCGGTGGCGGACATCTGCCGCTTCGCCGTCGAAGAGGCACGGGCCTACGTCGGCAACGGCTTCGACTCCGTGATCGTGGAGAACCACGGCGACCTGCCGTTCCTGAAGCCCGGCCAGCACGGCTACGAGGTCGCCGCCACCATGGGCGTGGTCACCGCGGCGGTGGTCGCCGAGCTCGGCCCGCACGTCGGGGTCAGCGTGCTGTCGAACGCCGGCGAGTGCGCGGTAGCCGCCGCCTGGGCCTCCGGCGCTGGATGGATCCGGGTCAACCAATGGGCCAATGCCTATGTCGCCAACGAGGGCATCATCGAGGGCCAGGCCGCCCGCACCACCCGGTACCGGCACGGCATCGGGGCCGACCCGGTCAGGGTCTTCGCCGACGTGCACGTCAAGCACGGGGCGCACGCGATCGTCGCTGACCGCACGCTGGCCGAACAGACCGAGGACGCCGAGTTCTTCGACGCCGACGTCCTCATCGCCACTGGTTCCCGCACCGGTCACCCGACGTCGGTCTCCGAGGTGGTCGGGATCCGCGACCACACACAGCTTCCGGTCGTCATCGGCAGCGGCATCGACCCGAGCAACGTCCGCGTGCTGCTCGACGAGTGCGACGGCGCCATCGTCGCCTCCGCCGCCAAGGAGAACGGTCGGTGGTGGGGGCGGGTGTCCCCGGACAAGGTCCGTGCCGTCGCCCGTGCCGCCGGTCGATGA